The Anaerohalosphaeraceae bacterium genomic sequence AATCAGCAGAATAAATCCAATGAATCTCATAAACAGGTTCCGCATGAACCCTCCTTTCTTGATAAGCAAAAAAGTTTAGATAAACCGTATGAAATACGGCGCATAAAAATATAGAATTTGTGCTACTGTGTCAAATAAAAATTTCTTTTTTTTCCGGATGGAATACAATCGGCCGAAAACGCCTTTGGAGAGCTGGGATATGGGCAAAATTGAACGCGTGGGAATCTCGCTGGAGCAGGAATTGCTCGCCAAGTTCGACGCCCTGATTGAAAAACAGGGCTATCCAAACCGTTCTGAAGCCGTCCGAGATTTGATTCGGGCACGGCTGGAGCAGGAGTATCTGGCTGACCCCTCAGCGGATGCCGTGGCGGCGATTCTCTTAATTTATGATCATCATCTGACCGGCCTGACTGCCAAACTTACCCATCTTCAGCACAGCCACCTTCTCCATATTATCACAACGACCCACGTGCATCTGGACCATCACAATTGTCTGGAGGTCATTATCCTCAAAGGGAAAGTAAAGGAAATCCAGTCACTGGCCGACCGAATGACCAGCTTGAAGGGGGTCAAGTTAAGCCGTGTGAATATTATGTCCGCGGCGGGGGCCTAACAGAGCCGCCGGCTACATCTGTTCCGGAGTTTCTATCCCCAAAAGGTCCTGCATTCCGTGGCGAATGACCCGTGCGGTCAGTTCACAGAGTAGCAGGCGGCTCGGACGCACATCCGCCGGAGCCCCCAGCACCGGACAGGCGTTGTAAAATCGGCTGAATGACTGCGACAGGTCGTACAGGTAGGCCGTCAGCAGATTCGGCCGGTACGAGGCTGCCGCCGATTCAATCGCCTGCTCATAGCTGATGAGTTTCTTGGCCAGTTCGATTTCCGCCGCATCCGACAGGACAACCCGCTCGATTCCTGCCAGTTCCCGCTCCACATCTACTTCTTTGCCCGCCGCCTTGCGCTCGATCGAGCGGATGCGGGCGTAGGCATACTGCATATACGGGGCTGTGTTGCCGTCCATCGCCAGCATCTTGTCAAAGCTGAACACGTAGTCCGTATCGCGGTTGTTGGCGTAGTCGGCGTATTTGACCGCCCCGATTCCCACCGCCCGCGCGATGGCCGCCTTTTGTTCGGCGGGCAGAGAAGGGTTTTTCTCCTCCACCACCGCCCGCGCCTTTTCCACGGCCTCTTCGAGCAGGTCCTTCAGTTTGACCGTGCCGCCTTCGCGTGTCTTAAACGGCCGCCCATCCGGCCCGAGCATCGTGCCGAATGTCACGTGCACCAGTTCCACCCGGCTGTCCGTCCAGCCCGCCGAACGGGCCGTCTCAAACAGCATTTGAAAATGGAGTGTCTGCCGGGCGTCCGTCACATAGACAATCCTGTCCGCTCCGAGCTGAGCAATGCGAAACCGCAGTGCCGCCAAATCCGTGGTCGCATACAGATACGCTCCGTCGGATTTCTGAATTATAAACGGCAGGGGGGCGCCGTTCTTGCCGGCAAATCCCTTCGGAAACACGCACACTGCCCCCTCCGAATTGACCGCCAGCCCTTTCTGCCGCAGCTCCTTGACCACCTCCGGCAGCATCGCCGCATAAAAACTTTCTCCCCGCTCATCCTCCCGCTTCAGTGTTATATTCAACAGGGCATAAATCGGCTGATAGTGTCGGCGCGACTGCTCCACAATATGCTGCCAGAGCCGGATGGTTTGGGGGTCGTGATTGTGCAGTTTGACCACCTCTGCCCGAGCCGTCTTTTCAAACTCCGGGTCCTGTTCGCTTCGCTGCTTGGCGTTTTGGTAGAAGACCTCCAAATCCGCAATTGCCGCCGAAGAGGGATTCTCCAGAACCTGCGGATACTCGGCTTTCAGATATGCCGTCAGCATTCCGAACTGTGTTCCCCAGTCGCCGATATGATTCTGGCGGATAACGCGATGTCCTTCAAAGTCGTGAACGCGGGCGATCCAGTCGCCGATGATGGTGCTTCGCAGATGGCCGACGTGCATTTCCTTGGCGATGTTCGGCCCGGAGTAGTCCACCACGATGGTTTTTGGTTTTTCCGCCGGCTCCATTCCAAGTCGAACCGGGTCGGCAAACATTCCCAGCAGCCGCTGCTCCAGCAGAGAAGGGTTCAGCCGCAGATTGATAAATCCCGGCCCGGCAATCTCGACAGTTTCGCACAGGTCATCTATCTGCAGAAGCCGGACGACCTGGTCGGCTAACTGTCTCGGATTCGTTTTGAGGTGCTTGGCGGCGGCCATCACCCCGTTGGCCTGGTAATCCCCGAAGGCCGGGTTCTTTGAGGGGCTCACCAGCGCGGGCGCCTCGTTCAGCCCGCTTGCCTGCCGCAGGGCCTGCGAAATCCGCTCCTCCAGAATCGTCAGCAGATTCCTCATCGCCTGTCCGGCTCCTCCAGCTCCAGCCGCTGGGCATCCCCCCAGAGCATCTCCAGGTTGTAATATGCCCGCGTTTCCGCGTTGAACAGGTGCACCACGACATCTACAAAATCCAGCAGAATCCACCGCCCCTGTTCATAGCCGGCCCGCCCGAACCGCGGATAATTGAACCGCTCTCCCGCATCCGAAATCTCATCGGCCACGCTGCGGGCCTGCCGGTCGCTGGTGCTGGTGGCAATCACGAAATAATTCGTCGCCGGACTGATGGTCCGCAGGTCCAGAATCACAATATCGCTGCAGTGACGGTCCCGCGCAATCGCCGCCGCCGCCATCGCAAACTGTCTGTCGGGTGCAATAGGCTCCTTTTTGGTTTTTCGCCTGGCCGGTGTTTTCTCGGCCGATTTCTTTTTGGTCGTTTTTTTTGCTGCCAAAGCGGATTCCTCGTGAGTTTTTGCTCCATTCAAAAAACAGGGGCGACCATCAGGCCGCCCCTGCAGGATACGTTCGTGGAAAGGATTCGTCAAGGATGCCGCGTTAATTTCCAATCCCGAAGGTCCGGCTGAACCATTCTCCAATCATCGGCGAGAACCGGACTACCACGCCGCTGAACACCACACTGGCCATCGTCATCAGCTTAATCAGAATGTTCAGACTCGGGCCCGAGGTGTCCTTGAACGGGTCGCCGACCGTGTCGCCGATGACCGCGGCCCCGTGAACGGGGTTCTTGCTGCCGTCCGGAAGCTTCTTGCCGCCGTAGGCGCC encodes the following:
- the argS gene encoding arginine--tRNA ligase — translated: MRNLLTILEERISQALRQASGLNEAPALVSPSKNPAFGDYQANGVMAAAKHLKTNPRQLADQVVRLLQIDDLCETVEIAGPGFINLRLNPSLLEQRLLGMFADPVRLGMEPAEKPKTIVVDYSGPNIAKEMHVGHLRSTIIGDWIARVHDFEGHRVIRQNHIGDWGTQFGMLTAYLKAEYPQVLENPSSAAIADLEVFYQNAKQRSEQDPEFEKTARAEVVKLHNHDPQTIRLWQHIVEQSRRHYQPIYALLNITLKREDERGESFYAAMLPEVVKELRQKGLAVNSEGAVCVFPKGFAGKNGAPLPFIIQKSDGAYLYATTDLAALRFRIAQLGADRIVYVTDARQTLHFQMLFETARSAGWTDSRVELVHVTFGTMLGPDGRPFKTREGGTVKLKDLLEEAVEKARAVVEEKNPSLPAEQKAAIARAVGIGAVKYADYANNRDTDYVFSFDKMLAMDGNTAPYMQYAYARIRSIERKAAGKEVDVERELAGIERVVLSDAAEIELAKKLISYEQAIESAAASYRPNLLTAYLYDLSQSFSRFYNACPVLGAPADVRPSRLLLCELTARVIRHGMQDLLGIETPEQM
- the nikR gene encoding nickel-responsive transcriptional regulator NikR produces the protein MGKIERVGISLEQELLAKFDALIEKQGYPNRSEAVRDLIRARLEQEYLADPSADAVAAILLIYDHHLTGLTAKLTHLQHSHLLHIITTTHVHLDHHNCLEVIILKGKVKEIQSLADRMTSLKGVKLSRVNIMSAAGA
- the rsfS gene encoding ribosome silencing factor; the encoded protein is MAAKKTTKKKSAEKTPARRKTKKEPIAPDRQFAMAAAAIARDRHCSDIVILDLRTISPATNYFVIATSTSDRQARSVADEISDAGERFNYPRFGRAGYEQGRWILLDFVDVVVHLFNAETRAYYNLEMLWGDAQRLELEEPDRR